TTTTTTGGCCAAATATGGTGATGGGTcgggtaagaataaataaaggGAGGAAGAAGAAGTTACCGTTGGGATTTAATTTTTTGCCCATGTGGACTGCCATGTGGCTATTTAATACACGTTGGCGTCGAAGTTTTTGAGTTGCAACGCGCCTCACTGCGGTGTAGTCACGCACTTGTCCAGCTCAGTATTTAGGGGGGTAAAtagtatatttaaaaaatgtcCAAGGGGTGATAGGACCCCTGCAAAGGTTGAGTGTGCAATTGAAATTTCGGCCAAACGTTAAGGGGTCATTTGGCTATTTTCTCTAAATATTATGATAATTGTTACTTCACAGTAGTGATTGAAAAGATTTGACTAATGCTCAGGCATATTTACTGTATTCGTTCGGTGCATATTTAGAGCAGTTCGTCATATAACTCGAATGTGTTGTGAACTGCTATGGTGAAATGTCTTCGTAGTCAGAACGGCATGAACTAAAGCGTTACAGTACACAACCGCTCTATGGCACTATGGCAAGCTTGAGGTTTGGATCATAATGGGATAATTAGGTACACTCTTTAGACACTGGAATATCGACGGACTTCAGAAGCAATAATAGACAAGTACAGGGTAGCTGAACAGCACTCTGCTAGGACCTCTTGATGGCAAGAAGTGTGTAGGTGTTTTGGAAAGTGTCTGATGGAGTCAAGGACGCTTTGATTTCATAGTTGGAAGTCTATGTATACAATAAAGAGCACAGGCCTGGGATTTGGTACTTTCTTTGATTTTGCCAAGGACTGGTGAACCATGGGAAGAGAATCGACTTCAATGTAAGGCATCCACATGATTCCAACGCCTAAACCAATCTACTAAAGCTGACATGGTAAAGTACACCAAAAGAAATGGGCATTTATCTCAACTCCAGTCTGACTTCATAAGATTGATACTCCATTCTAAATGGCTAGTGACTAGAATAAGATAACACTAACAAAGTGACGAGTACAGAGTACTAAACACATTGACGAGAATAAATAGCACTAATTACGGCTTTAGATACAATTTTGTTTGGGGTGGACACCTTGCTGCTCATTTCCCGCACAAACTGTAGGTGAGTGATTCTGCAAGCTTTAAAAAACACTCCAAACCCCTAGTGCCCCCAGGAAAACCTCCTTGTTTACAGGTCCGAaccaaaatgaaaaagaaaaaaatgcaaaataatGTAAGAGTCAAATTTGTTGAGAGGAGGGCACAACAGTCTAGGGGGCAAGACAAGTTCAGAAATCAACAAAGGTAAAGGAAGCTCTTAAATCTTGGAATTTGTCAAACACTCTCTTCTTCATGCTCTGTATCAAGGATACAAGAGCACAAGTCAGCTGCAGAAAAAGCTGAATTTCTTTCCAGGGGCCATTGTATGCCAGTAGCATTTCTCCAATTGGCCTTTAGACATGACACTGCACATTGAAAATTTTCTTCTAGTCAATCCAATGGTGAAAAAAAGGTGGGATGGTGGGATAGTTGAAACAGAAAAACGTGAAATATAAATGCAGAAAGGACAGTGCCAAGCTGTAAAGACATTGCTCCTAAAAGCAGGAAATAAAAGACAAATGTGACGTACAAGCACAAAAGAGGAATCGTCAAGCTTAAATAAGTTGGCCCAAAACTGCAGTAAAGAGAGCGCAACTACCAAATCAGATGAATGGAGCCAGTTTAATCATATCAGTTAATTTTACCGCTATAGGAGGTTTTAACACGAATGTTCAAAAGTGCAAGATATATTCCGTACCTCTGAAACATCATGCCGTGTTCCTCATTCTATATAGAACTTCTTTCTGAATGATGGAAGTGACTTTCCAGAAGATTGTCTAAGCTCACAGTCAAACTCAACTTCCAACAGCCGATGGTTTTCTTTAGAGCGATCcattgaaaaattaattttcatattatCTCCTTGGCTAACATGTATGGATGGATGTAACAAGAACACCTGCAAATCCAAGAACAGGCAAAGTAAAACCTTTGAAAACAACGAATATTGGAAGCAATAAAGTAAATTAAGCTTTAGACAAGCTCTGAGAACTTGGCCAAGTTAATACAAACATTTAGATAGAATAGGAGTGGATACAGAGATTCATATAGCCAACCCAAACTAATGTATGTATGTAACTTGTGTGCAATAAATCTGATGAGATTTTTTAAGAAGGATACTGACAAATTGTGGATTCATCATTCTAAGTTACAAACAGGATAgacaatttaacttcaaacaAAAGATGGAAGTAACGggtaacaactttcattttataACAAGCCAGAATGAGGATGGGGAATCACACACCAGTCATATTTTTCATATGCATCGATATCCTAAGAGCAATCATAATCATCAAACGTGACAAAGCAAGtacaataattttcttttttattacgTATGGTACATTATACGAGTGAAATAGCCCCAGTAATATGTCAATGGAGGAAAAGAACTCTATTGTTTAGATCTTAGTATGATACTGAATGTCCATTCAACTAAGCCATTCCAGTTGCAAGACAAAGATCATAGTAGGGTACACTAACCTGCTGCCCCCAGTGTGTCCCAAGGTCTTCACTTGGAGCTGTTGTCAACTCAATCTCATGTTTAGCTGGATTCTCCTTGCGTCCCTGAGGTGACAAAATCAAAGTGagtttaaaataatattaatttgcACTCACTACAATGAAAGGCACAGTAAGGACAACTTACTCGAAAGtggacatcaaaccatccaccAAACCCACAGAATCGTGTATTTTCTGCAGTAATGAATGATGAGACGTTTGCCTGAAGACTGAGTATGTCATTCACACTTGTTGTTAAACAATCAATCTCCTTTATGACAGCAGGTTttccaattagttgatttgGATGAAGGTTGTTCCACAATGATGTCTACATAAAACGTTAGTATGGTCTTTTAGATGTTCAAGGAGCCAAGAAAATGAGAAATCCATCAATGAAAATAGTAAGACTGAGAAGTGCAGTGACTTCTTATGGTACATAAAATAGCAAGAAAGAAGAGTATTAAAGCCATTTTTGACAGAAATTGTTGACTTCTTCCATGTGAGTGACCTCCCTTTTTTAGTTTGGCGTTCACATCAAAAGAAAATGTCTCTCAAGTCACCTCCATTCGCCTCATGTCCCTAACTGAATTTCCATGTGTGATTATACTCATCCAACAGACTATCACACACAATGTAACAGAGggtgtatttttattttcaaccATAAGAAGCTATTTTTATATAGACAAGTTCAGTATGAAAAAAGATATTTGACAAAAACTAATGTATCAATCAATCTGATTTTTTTAAGGTTTCTAGTCATTACTGCACAGTTTCACTTATCAAAGCTGTCGAACAAACCTCAAGAACGCGGAAAACAAATGCATTATCTACAAtcataaattcataaacacaATAAAACAAGCAGGCCAGCACAATGGCAGCTTATAcattgatgaatttgatttttttttttcaatggaAGAGGAATACTTGCTAAAAGCTCAGTATTATGCAGAAGTAAAATAAGTGCCACTAGAAAGATGATATAAACCATAATTAAGAAATGATTATAATGAACCAAACAGTTTGCATAAACGAAAAGGAAATAACACCAACATGTAGATAGTATTTTTTCTGCTCGTCTGTGAAAGGCTTAGTCAGACTGCCCATATCCACACCATAAAACGTTTTAGTTTCATTGACAAAATGGGACCAATCAACCATGGCTCTATCATAATCAATCTTCTTTTGATCCACTAACCCAGAGCGGATTGGTGCAACCCAGATTCGAGCATGGCTTGGGTACCTGGAAAAGCAGAGAGCTTCTTGAAACAAAAGACAGACATGCAGAAACAATTTGTGACTAAATATGTACTACTAAAACACCACTAGCAGATATCTCAAATCGatatgattaatattttttgaagaaggatgattaatatttttataattctaaaaagaaaaatttccatGCAGGGAGTCAATGCACGagcatttcttcttttttcttttctttttgaaggATTACAACGTTCATGCTTCTAAAAAGTAAGGGGGTGGGGTTTTGGGAAGAAACTTGAGTAAGTCGAAAGGATCTTGTATGGGAATCACGTTTTTTTCTCCAACAGTGAAGGTTGCTCTGGGGGGAGGAGGGGGTGTCCTCCTTCACTCATTCCAGTCAAGCTTCTTCATTATAGTGCGCTCTCATATGCAATGTCCCAATAAGTTTCTAAGCTTATTCGCAATGCTAGAACATGATCATACCTCATGCATCACCAAATGATTAGAGTAATTGATGGTTCGTCTTCCTTTAAAGAGCATTAACTTTCTTCAATACAAAATACTCTATTGCAGTTTATGAGGTTCAATTCCACTATACCTGAAAGAGGAGTcagtttaatttatatatgctccctctgttttattttatatgaaTTATCACTGTTTGGGGAGTTGAGCCATTTTCGATGACCacaattttattattaatactttaaataataaaaagtgttacttatagtacttttatattgtttctaaatatgtatattttatttttgaaaaataaaaaataaaaaattgttgtCCCAGCTAAGAATGAAACTTAAGTGATTTGATCCTTGAACTCTCCACTTCATTCTTTTCGAAACGACTCCTTGGGGGTAGATAAAATGCATTACATTGAAGGTTGAAGTACTTTTGTGAAGTTAATTTCATGGCAAAAAAGATCAGACTTTAGTTTACACCTTATTAATAGTTAGACGAATTGAAATATGAAAGAAGTATAAAGAGATATTATCGGTGATAAATATTGGTTATGTTTACGGGCAGTGACTCTTACATAACTCCATTTGAGCTCAACCAGCGATCCCGGGCACAGATAACTGAGTCAAACATTGATTCACGTAGAAGGAAGTATCCCATCCACTCTGAAATGATTACATCAACTGCACAGGACCGATTTATTCAATTAGAATGACAAGATAGTGCTATTGTACTATTGTAGAGACGTCAATGAATTCTACTATAAAGTTTTGGCCTTTTCTCCATAGGAATAATAAGAAATTTAAGGACTTACCCTTCTCAGGCAGAGTAATATCTTCCATTGACCCTTCAATCACTTCAACAACATGCTCAAGTCCATTTGTTTTAACAAGTTCACGAGCATGTTCTGCCATCTTGGTGGCTTCAACTGCATAGACTTTCCTTGCACCTGCTTGTGCTGACCATATTGCCAATATACCGCTCCCTGTCCCTACATCCAAAACAGCCTAAACCAATTTCCATCTAAATTAATTCCAATCTACAACTGAAGATCTTAGCAAAAATATAGTAACACAAATCCAGTTCAGGGCAACCATCCAATCAAGAATAAAAACAAACGAAATTGTATGTGAAACTTATCACGTGCAAGAGTTTGTCTAATCTCGATAGCAAATAGAGAAGTAAAGCGTTTTCCTCTGAGTACTCAATCAAGTTAGTACCTCATCCATGGCTTGAGATGGGcatacatataaaaagaaaaagcaatcATCTACTTTCTGAAgtttatatgcatataaaaatcGTCCCAAAACGCTTTTCCAACAAGTATTATTAAGCGTATGGAGAAGGAACAAATTCTTCTGTTACTTGATACAAAAAGGCTTGGTCAAGTATCCCTATGAACAGAACATTTGAACATTCAAAttacaaccttttttttttttttttttttttgatgacatgggaacccacagccgctaccctttgggtgcgcacagggtaaacccagctcctatgcaatagctcgcaaaccacacaggagaggtaacccgcactaggcaagccccgtgctacgagctcgacccagaaggcaaatcccctgctgtcgtaggcagagggtttcgaacctgagacctccattatgaaagccccatgctcaaccaactgagccaccctttaGGGTAAATTACAACCTATTTTTATTAGGAgattttctcattttatcttAAATTTTATGCAGAAGGCAAGCTTCCTTAATCAACCAGCAGAATTAGAGGAGATACATGATCAAAGAAGTTTGAATGAAGAACTATATGCAATATCTTCCCTAGCTGTGGAGTTTGAGGAGATAGCAAGGCACGAGGAGGTAGCCGGGAGAAAAGATCCAAGGCTCTTTGGTCGAAACGAGGGGACAGAAATACCAAGTTCTTTCATAGAACTGCAAACTCTCATAGAAGGTATAACAACGTTGTAAGCTGATAGTTGGAGAGAATAGTGTGGACAACCCTACAGAGATCAAAAGGGAAATTGACACCTTTTACCAAAAGTTGTATGCTGAAATAGAGGGTTGGAGACCTCAAGGTAATATAGGAAGTTGTCCTAGGATTAACCAGAGGATAACATGATGCTATAGGGTCTATTTGAAGCTCAGGAAATTTAGGATAGCATGAAGGCATGTGCTGGGGGCAAAGTTCCTGGACCTCATGGATATTATATGGTCTTCCTCATACAGTGTAGGGAGGTGGTTAATAATGATGTGAATAGCTGTTGTACAGATTCTATGATCAAGtggtttttggaaaaaaatttaatgctactTTTGTGGCTTTGATTCCAAAAATATGGGAGCAAAGGAGCTTAAAGATTCCAGGCCTATCAGCTTGATAGGCGGTATATACAAGATCATCTAAACTATTGACAAAGAAACTAAAGAAAGAGGCATACAAACGGGTGAACAACTAACAGATCTTCATTACGGGTAGACAAATAATAGATGCTATTTTGATTGCAAACGAATGAGTGGATACAAGAATCAGAAACAAAGAGGCTAGGAAATAATCCTTATGGCTTCCCTCGCTTATGGatggaagtcatttttctttccCCAGCATCTCTAACTCTTACTCCAACTAGTCCTTTGACATTATCatcattttttaatattcaaaaaTATCAAGTTTGGTGCCATTATTATCAATCTATAGTAaatattcttttgaaaataatattcaaCTCACTAACCACTAAATAAGTGAGGGGAAAACATATGAAACATAAAAGGTAGTTATAACATATTACAGTTGCAAGGACCCAGAAGTCAATTGAAGACTTTCTTCAACTCTAATAACCCGCCAACTTATATATTTCTAATATCATCCACAAAAGAGTTCCTTTGTACCTTTTGGTTTCGCAAAACTTGCAGAAACTAGGGGTGTCGAATGGGCGGATTGGGCTGAATTTGGGCGCGTCAAAATGGGCGTGTTATGGACCCGTCCAAAAGTTACTTGAGCTAAAATGGGCTAAAACCGAGTCATAACCCAACCCGCCCAATTCTTACCAAGATtgaatttctttgtttgttctttaaTACTTTTTTAGTACtaataaaactattttcttcctttattatggctatatataacatatcaaatttaaaaaattgtctttttgaaaatattttgataagATTTGTCGTGGTTCAATTTGGGCTGCATATCAGCCCAACTTTTTATGGGCTGAGCTAATAGTTGGGCAGGTCATGGTTTTGCCACCCCTAGCAGAAACCATCAAGGTTATACTAGTTGCATTCCGTACCAAACTTGGAAGCTTAAGTTTTATTAACCAAGGTAAAAAGCACAAACTGTTTTACCTTTCCAGCAAAATGATGTTTGTTTTGGAAAATGGAATTATAGTAAGCGTCCATGCGAACACGATCAGAGAGCATCTCTTTTTGGTGGTAGAGAAAGGAATAGGTGCAGAAGTAGTTGGCATAATCAACGCCCTTGTCGACGTTGTTGTTAGGGGCGACACCATTACCATTAGAAGAGCTACCCATGTCTCTCAGCGGCTACCACTTTTGCTCTTCAAAGTGAAGACACAAATATTTTGTTTCGAATTTTAGGGCAGCAAAGAGTATGTCTATATGTCTAGCCCCCTActtatttttctactatatagaagagtgagTTCTACTCACTCTTCGTCGTCCGTCGTGGGCCTCTcctcataaataaaaaattttggcCCCCCACCCCATAAACACccccataaattaaaaaaaaaaaaatccccccccccccccccccccccccaaatattaaataggcccacaaaaataaaaaataaaaaataaaaaattttgggtCCCCCCTAAAAAGTGAAACCCATCACAttcaaactcacgggaaaaaaaattagaccccatattaacaaaatcaagccatatttttctactatatagaagagtgagTTCTACTCACAACTTCGTCGTCCGTCGTGGGCCTctcataaataaaaattttattGCCCCCACCCCATAAACACccccataaattaaaaaaaaaaaaaatccccccccaaatattaaataggcccacaaaaataaaaataaaaaattttgggtccccctaaaaagtgaaacccatcacatccaaactcacggaaaaaaaaattaggccatattaacaaaatcaagaatatttttctactatatgAAGAGTGAGTTCTACTCACTCTTCGTCGTCCGTCGTGGGCCCCTccccataaataaaaaattttggcCCCCACCCCATAAACACccccccataaaaaaaaaaaatcccccccccccaaatattAAATAGGCCCGTGAGTTCTACTCACTCTTCGTCGTCCGTCGTGGGCCCCTCCccataaataaaaattttgccccCACCCCATAAACACcccataattaaaaaaaaaaaaatcccccccccccccaaatattaaataggcccacaaaaataaaaaataaaaaattttgggtCCCCCTAAAAGTGAAACCCATCACATCCAAactcgttttaaaaaaaattagccatattaacaaaatcaagcaatatttttctactatatagaagagtgagTTCTACTCACTCTTCGTCGTCCGTCGTGGGCCTCTccccataaataaaaaattttggcCCCCCACCCCATAAACACccccataaattaaaaaaaaaaaaaatccccccccaaatattaaataggcccacaaaaataaaaaataaaaaattttgggtCCCCCCTAAAAAGTGAAACCcatcacatccaaactcacgggaaaaaaaattagaccccatattaacaaaatcaagcaatatttttctactatatagaagagtgagTTCTACTCACTCTTCGTCGTCCGTCGTGGGCCCCTccccataaataaaaaaatttggccCCCCACCCCATAAACACCcccataaattttttaaaaaaaaaatcccccccccccccccaaatattaaataggcccacaaaaataaaaaataaaaaattttgggtCCCCCCTAAAAAGTGAAACCcatcacatccaaactcacgggaaaaaaaattagaccccatattaacaaaatcaagcaatattaaaaaaaaaaaaaaatgaattccgtattaaaaaaaataaacaatgttaaaaaaaaaattgtggcctcatattaaacaccatgcgtatcgagtaaaacactaatataataaagttttaaatacggagcacaaactacaatgttatattaatcgtgctttgaacatagtatcccatattgacaaaatcaagcaatatatatatataaaaaaagagttaatctcatattaaaaaaataaacaatgtcaaaaaatagttcttcatttaaatagaaaatcaaatttctattttgtttcattttaaacatgcaaaattaatataataatttgaattagaattatccaaatcaaaatttgataaaaaataataggtattTTTCAggcccaatctacatacattaacaataaaatattttacacctttaaattaatcgaattaaaattcaaagtatcaactgatgcttaaatattgctattattttatctcaaagaaaggaaaatggtttccttttaaataagtctattaataaatttttgccaactttgtattcatagcaaacactaatataataaagttttgaatacggagcacaaactacaatgttatattaatcgtgttttgaacaatatatatatattactttactactgtatagaagagccggtttatgctttgaacatagtatcccatattgacaaaatcaagcaatatatatatataaaaaaagagttaatctcatattaaaaaaataaacaatgtcaaaaaaaaaagttcagactttgtattcttagcaaacactaatataataaagttttagatacggaaacaataaaatgagttaaacgaaaaatatttactaaaaatttaaaaatagaagttcttctgtggccccatattaaacaccaaccgtattaaaaaaaaaaaaaaaaaaaaaaaaaaaaaaagtggaacccaccacatccaaactcttcggaaaaaaatgtgggccccatatatattaaacaacaactaatattaaaaaaaaaaatgaatcccatattaaaaaaacaaacaatgttaaaaaaaagagCATCCACTTGTTTGGATGCACAACTTTCAGTCTACAACAAGAATTTTGCAGAGGAATACATAGATTTGTGCATTTTGTCTCTAGCTCTCTTCATTCTTGATCTTCTTGTCCCTCTACTTGCCATTTTAAGTAAGGAGCGGAGCTAGAGGgacatggtaaaaaaaaaaaaaaaaaaatctttttatgtATAAATTGTAGATGATTAACTCTGAGGTGAAAAGTTTGTCTCTACCACCGTAAGATAGTAATGCCTTTGCTTAGAGGCAAATCCAATTATATAACTTGATGGATTCAGTGTTTGAGGTTTTCAATACCGAACTCATTGTACTTTTGAAATTATAAGTTTTTAGAATATAATACCTGTTAAAATTTCAGTAATTTTTCACACATATGCACACCTTTCTGTTTTTATGTCTAAAATTATCCAAGGAACATAGGCCCCACTCACCTCTACCCCTTGTTTCTTTACTCACCTCCATTCTCTCTTCTTCCATCTTTTGAGTTTAAGAGAGTTCTTGCATttattaacttaaattttttagggaaaagggtcaaaaatacccctctactttggaaaaagaattaaaaatatcctccgaacttattttgggtcaaaaatatccctcccatccttaaagttttcaaatatacccgtcttgacggaaattatccccaaaatgacccgaaattattttttaaatccgacccaactaaataataactcaTAAGATCTCCTTATTCCActaattccctcaaacttcaaacctacgtattgggggaatacggggatcttatgggttattatttagttgggtaggatttaaatgatggagcgggtttaaaaaatgatttcgggttattttgggagataatttccatcaagacaagggtatatttgaaaactttaaggatgggaggggtagttttgaccaaaaataagctcggaggatatttttagccctttttccaaagtagaggggtatttttgacccttttcccaattttttatCCTCACGCATCCTccattgaaaaataaataaataggagAAGCCccaaaagcaaaaaataaaaagagcaTGAGATAGAGGTAAACATTTATTCACACTCTGTTGTTAACTAAATCAATGAATGCAAAATATTATCTTTTTACACACATATTTATCACTTTCTCATGaatcatgattaagtgataTGTATTCTCACTTTAATTTATAACCGCTAagttaagtattttattttgatGTAAATATTGAATACCGATAAGTTTGCCCATGGAATAAATTCATCTTTAAATTGTGTCAAGGCCTCGAGGGTGTTACACTAGTAATACTTATAAATGGACCTATGTGCCGTCCATGGAtaacaaaacaatttttttttaattttttttttttaattttagagttggagttggaaTTGGAATTGGAGTTAGAGTTGGAGTTGgctataatttttgaaattgtaatttttggtgaaatgtaattgtaaaaa
This Lycium ferocissimum isolate CSIRO_LF1 unplaced genomic scaffold, AGI_CSIRO_Lferr_CH_V1 ctg7569, whole genome shotgun sequence DNA region includes the following protein-coding sequences:
- the LOC132045661 gene encoding protein arginine N-methyltransferase PRMT10 yields the protein MGSSSNGNGVAPNNNVDKGVDYANYFCTYSFLYHQKEMLSDRVRMDAYYNSIFQNKHHFAGKAVLDVGTGSGILAIWSAQAGARKVYAVEATKMAEHARELVKTNGLEHVVEVIEGSMEDITLPEKVDVIISEWMGYFLLRESMFDSVICARDRWLSSNGVMYPSHARIWVAPIRSGLVDQKKIDYDRAMVDWSHFVNETKTFYGVDMGSLTKPFTDEQKKYYLHTSLWNNLHPNQLIGKPAVIKEIDCLTTSVNDILSLQANVSSFITAENTRFCGFGGWFDVHFRGRKENPAKHEIELTTAPSEDLGTHWGQQVFLLHPSIHVSQGDNMKINFSMDRSKENHRLLEVEFDCELRQSSGKSLPSFRKKFYIE